One Streptomyces sp. NBC_01237 genomic region harbors:
- a CDS encoding NADPH-dependent FMN reductase, producing MPTPRVILLLSGSVRAGSSNETVLRTAQDVAPTTVRTVLYDGLGDLPHFNPDDDTDPLPKPVSELRAAIAAADALLICSPEYAGTLPGSFKNLLDWTVGGTEIGDKPAAWLNAAAPGRGEGASATLRTVLGYTGAAIVDAACVRVALDRNTVGADGISTDPELRRQVAAALDTLLDAAGQAAS from the coding sequence ATGCCAACACCACGCGTGATTCTCCTGCTGTCCGGAAGCGTGCGGGCCGGGTCCTCCAACGAGACCGTGCTGCGCACCGCCCAGGACGTGGCGCCCACCACCGTACGTACCGTCCTCTACGACGGACTCGGGGATCTGCCGCACTTCAACCCCGACGACGACACCGATCCGCTGCCGAAGCCGGTGTCCGAGCTCCGGGCCGCGATCGCCGCCGCCGACGCCCTGCTGATCTGCTCCCCGGAGTACGCGGGGACGCTCCCCGGGTCGTTCAAGAACCTGCTGGACTGGACCGTCGGCGGCACCGAGATCGGCGACAAGCCCGCCGCCTGGCTGAACGCCGCCGCTCCCGGTCGCGGGGAGGGCGCCTCGGCGACGCTCCGTACCGTGCTCGGCTACACCGGCGCGGCCATCGTGGACGCCGCCTGCGTACGGGTCGCCCTCGACCGGAACACCGTCGGCGCGGACGGGATCAGCACCGATCCGGAGCTCCGCCGACAGGTGGCGGCGGCGCTCGACACCCTGCTGGACGCGGCCGGCCAGGCGGCATCGTAG
- a CDS encoding serine hydrolase translates to MTDPRTRHHPGPQAHPQAGDRIRAAFAEAGVTGWLHAVDIDSGAQIDAGADRPVVTASVHKLCLLVALHQQAEAGRLVLTEQTECPREGRTAGPTGLAAMLDAARVSLRDAAYLMVAVSDNTAADLLLERVGLDAVNDTTRRLGLTRTHATQTFREFLATIREDAGNGGPQALADPQVVARLRAVDPARTNRSTPRDMTRLLGAIWRDEACTPEHGAAIRRLLGLQVWPHRLASGFPFDDVLVAGKTGSAPTVRNEVGVVEYPDGGRYAVAVFTRAASPAATLPAADAVIGTAARIAVDALRTPGRGATGRGATD, encoded by the coding sequence ATGACCGATCCCCGCACGCGACACCACCCCGGCCCCCAGGCCCACCCGCAGGCCGGCGACCGTATCCGCGCGGCTTTCGCCGAAGCCGGGGTCACCGGCTGGCTGCACGCCGTGGACATCGACTCCGGCGCCCAGATCGACGCGGGCGCGGACCGGCCGGTCGTCACGGCCAGCGTCCACAAGCTCTGCCTGCTCGTCGCGCTCCACCAGCAGGCGGAGGCCGGGCGGCTGGTTCTGACCGAGCAGACCGAGTGCCCGCGGGAGGGCCGTACGGCGGGGCCCACCGGTCTCGCCGCGATGCTCGACGCGGCCCGGGTCTCCCTGCGCGACGCGGCGTACCTGATGGTGGCCGTCAGCGACAACACGGCGGCCGACCTCCTGCTGGAACGCGTCGGCCTGGACGCCGTCAACGACACCACACGGCGGCTGGGCCTCACCCGTACCCACGCGACCCAGACGTTCCGGGAGTTCCTCGCGACCATCAGGGAGGACGCCGGGAACGGCGGCCCGCAGGCCCTGGCCGACCCCCAGGTCGTCGCCCGCCTGCGCGCCGTGGACCCCGCGCGCACCAACCGCAGCACCCCGCGCGACATGACCCGTCTGCTCGGCGCGATCTGGCGCGACGAGGCCTGCACCCCGGAGCACGGCGCCGCCATCCGCCGTCTGCTCGGCCTCCAGGTGTGGCCCCACCGGCTGGCGTCGGGCTTCCCCTTCGATGACGTACTGGTCGCCGGAAAGACCGGCAGCGCGCCGACGGTCCGCAACGAGGTCGGCGTCGTCGAGTACCCCGACGGGGGCCGTTACGCCGTCGCGGTCTTCACCCGCGCCGCCAGCCCCGCCGCCACCCTCCCGGCGGCCGACGCCGTCATCGGTACGGCGGCCCGCATCGCCGTGGACGCCCTGCGCACCCCCGGCCGGGGCGCCACCGGCCGGGGCGCCACCGACTGA
- a CDS encoding LysR family transcriptional regulator, producing the protein MDLIRHLRCFVAVAEELHFGRAAQRLDMAQPPLSQRIQRLERELGVRLFERSSRQVTITKGGTLLLDEARRLLDQSEALMATARRIQDGHSGLLRAALPPDITGETVAGALAGFQERQSGVELELHELSTAEQLARLASHDLDVGLIRHPSDVSGLELGPVLRHELGVLLPHDAPVARRETVALSALTGYDLILFPRAQAPAVHDDLLTTCARHGYTPTAVRYGQGPSFTRGLLLSWRAVTFSTRDAHHARDPDLTWRPLSGAPLALRHSAAWSRGRGDAAVRAFADTVTDALARTAAPGPDLTSGPLHLRPAAEYWI; encoded by the coding sequence GTGGACCTGATACGGCACTTGCGGTGCTTCGTCGCTGTAGCGGAAGAGTTACATTTCGGCCGCGCCGCCCAGCGTCTCGACATGGCCCAGCCGCCGCTGTCCCAGCGCATCCAGCGGCTGGAACGGGAACTGGGCGTACGCCTCTTCGAGCGCTCCAGCCGCCAGGTGACGATCACCAAGGGCGGCACGCTCCTGCTGGACGAGGCGCGCCGGCTGCTGGACCAGTCCGAGGCGTTGATGGCCACGGCCCGCCGCATCCAGGACGGCCACAGCGGGCTCCTGCGCGCCGCGCTGCCGCCCGACATCACCGGTGAGACCGTGGCGGGGGCCCTGGCCGGCTTCCAGGAGCGCCAGAGCGGTGTGGAGCTGGAACTGCACGAACTGTCGACCGCCGAGCAGCTCGCCCGGCTGGCCTCGCACGACCTGGACGTCGGGCTCATCCGCCACCCCAGCGATGTGTCCGGGCTGGAACTGGGCCCCGTCCTGCGCCATGAACTGGGCGTCCTGCTGCCGCACGACGCCCCCGTGGCGCGCCGCGAGACGGTTGCCCTCTCCGCGCTCACCGGATACGACCTGATCCTCTTCCCCCGTGCCCAGGCCCCGGCCGTGCACGACGACCTCCTGACCACCTGCGCCCGCCACGGCTACACCCCCACCGCCGTCCGGTACGGCCAGGGCCCCAGCTTCACGCGGGGCCTGCTCCTGTCCTGGCGCGCCGTCACCTTCAGCACGCGCGACGCCCACCACGCCCGGGACCCCGACCTCACCTGGCGCCCGCTGAGCGGCGCCCCGCTGGCCCTGCGCCACTCCGCGGCCTGGTCCCGGGGGCGCGGCGACGCCGCCGTCCGCGCCTTCGCCGATACGGTCACCGATGCCCTGGCCCGTACGGCCGCTCCCGGCCCCGACCTGACCTCCGGCCCGCTGCATCTGCGCCCGGCGGCGGAGTACTGGATATGA
- the bla gene encoding class A beta-lactamase — protein sequence MRTRISRRAALTGLTGLTATLPLMGCGTTTSDAAPDATPRPPSGSGSGSGSPAPAPDKRRTDRAFAALERKFDARLGVYALDTGNGLFVTHRSDERFAYASTCKALLAGAVLDRNSLKGLGRRVRIGRDVPVGHSPVTEKAVGSELTLRELCDAAVRYSDNGAANLLFRELGGPRGLQSALVAIGDRVTRCDRYEVALSDAVPGDVRDTSTARALATDLRAYVLDDALPVGKRAVLTDWLKRNTTGDTTIRAGAPAGWQVGDKTGSGGYGTRNDIAIVWPPDAAPITIAVLSRRDTRDAEADDALIAGAAEVALNALA from the coding sequence ATGCGTACCCGTATCTCACGCCGCGCCGCACTCACCGGACTGACCGGCCTTACCGCCACCCTCCCCCTCATGGGCTGCGGAACGACGACGTCCGATGCCGCGCCCGATGCCACGCCACGACCCCCATCGGGTTCCGGCTCCGGTTCCGGCTCCCCGGCCCCCGCCCCCGACAAGCGCCGGACGGACCGCGCGTTCGCCGCACTGGAGCGGAAGTTCGACGCCCGGCTGGGCGTCTACGCGCTCGACACCGGCAACGGTCTGTTCGTCACCCACCGGTCCGACGAACGCTTCGCCTACGCGTCCACCTGCAAGGCGCTGCTCGCCGGCGCCGTACTGGACAGGAATTCCCTGAAGGGACTCGGCCGGCGCGTACGGATCGGCCGCGACGTCCCCGTCGGACACTCACCCGTCACGGAAAAGGCCGTCGGCTCCGAGCTCACCCTGCGGGAACTGTGCGACGCCGCCGTCCGATACAGCGACAACGGCGCGGCCAACCTCCTCTTCCGCGAACTCGGCGGCCCCAGGGGCCTACAGAGCGCCCTCGTCGCCATCGGTGACCGCGTCACCCGGTGCGACCGCTACGAGGTCGCCCTCAGCGACGCCGTCCCCGGCGACGTCCGTGACACCAGCACGGCGCGCGCCCTCGCCACCGACCTGCGCGCCTACGTCCTGGACGACGCGCTGCCCGTCGGCAAACGGGCCGTGCTGACCGACTGGCTCAAGCGCAACACCACCGGTGACACGACCATCCGGGCCGGTGCCCCGGCCGGCTGGCAGGTCGGCGACAAGACCGGCAGCGGCGGGTACGGCACGCGCAACGACATCGCGATCGTCTGGCCCCCGGACGCCGCGCCGATCACCATCGCCGTCCTCTCCCGCCGCGACACCCGCGACGCCGAGGCGGATGACGCCCTCATCGCCGGGGCCGCAGAGGTCGCCCTCAACGCCCTGGCCTGA
- a CDS encoding TetR/AcrR family transcriptional regulator: protein MSRDVKQDPTRGPQEPQSRRSDATRATILTAALERFAADGYERATIRAIAKDARIDPSMVMRYYGNKEKLFAAACAVDLRLPDLTAVPTAEMGRRLVGHFVDLWEQNGVLTALLRVGVTNPAGAERMQEIFKQQLLPLAVRICPAPATAPARAALVSSQMLGMALTRYVLRFPVAVAMTREEVMDWLAPTVQRYLTAEGP from the coding sequence ATGAGCCGAGACGTGAAGCAGGACCCGACGCGGGGGCCGCAGGAGCCGCAGTCCCGCCGTTCCGACGCCACCCGCGCGACCATCCTCACCGCGGCACTCGAACGCTTCGCGGCCGACGGTTACGAGCGGGCCACCATCAGGGCGATCGCCAAGGACGCCCGTATCGACCCCTCGATGGTGATGCGCTACTACGGCAACAAGGAGAAGCTCTTCGCGGCGGCCTGCGCGGTCGATCTGCGCCTCCCCGACCTGACGGCGGTCCCCACGGCGGAGATGGGACGCAGGCTCGTGGGCCACTTCGTCGACCTCTGGGAGCAGAACGGAGTTCTGACCGCACTGCTCAGGGTCGGGGTGACCAACCCGGCGGGCGCGGAGCGCATGCAGGAGATCTTCAAGCAGCAGCTGCTGCCGCTGGCCGTCCGGATCTGCCCGGCCCCGGCCACGGCCCCCGCCCGCGCCGCCCTGGTCTCCTCCCAGATGCTCGGTATGGCGCTGACCCGCTATGTGCTGCGCTTCCCGGTCGCCGTCGCGATGACCCGCGAGGAGGTCATGGACTGGCTGGCCCCCACGGTCCAGCGCTATCTGACCGCCGAGGGGCCGTAG